The following proteins are co-located in the Triticum aestivum cultivar Chinese Spring chromosome 1A, IWGSC CS RefSeq v2.1, whole genome shotgun sequence genome:
- the LOC123084166 gene encoding putative germin-like protein 2-1: MASKFFLLALLALSASHALASDPGQLQDFCVADKTSQVFVNGFACKDPMTAVVEDFYFSGLHMVGNTSNKQGSVVTAVNVAQIAGLNTLGVSLARVDYAPYGQNPPHLHPRATEILTVLEGSLYVGFVTSNPENKLFSKVLNKGDVFVFPQGLIHFQFNIENNEAIAIAALSSKNPGVITIANAVFGSKQTISDDILAKAFQVDKNIVDHIQAQF; this comes from the exons ATGGCTTCAAAGTTCTTCCTCCTTGCTCTTTTGGCTTTGTCAGCTTCTCATGCTCTTGCCTCGGACCCGGGCCAGCTCCAGGATTTTTGTGTCGCTGACAAGACATCTCAAG TTTTTGTCAATGGATTCGCATGCAAAGACCCAATGACCGCAGTGGTAGAGGACTTCTACTTCTCTGGCCTCCACATGGTCGGGAACACGAGCAACAAGCAAGGCTCCGTTGTGACTGCAGTTAACGTGGCACAGATTGCCGGGTTGAACACTTTGGGTGTCTCATTGGCGCGTGTTGATTATGCACCTTATGGTCAAAACCCACCGCACCTTCACCCTCGTGCAACCGAGATCCTGACAGTGTTGGAAGGCTCACTATATGTTGGTTTCGTGACTTCGAACCCCGAGAACAAGTTGTTCTCAAAAGTGTTGAACAAAGGGGACGTGTTTGTGTTTCCGCAAGGGCTGATTCACTTTCAGTTCAACATTGAAAACAACGAAGCGATAGCCATTGCGGCGCTGAGCAGCAAGAACCCTGGTGTGATCACCATAGCCAATGCGGTTTTCGGATCCAAGCAAACCATCTCAGATGATATCCTGGCCAAAGCCTTCCAGGTGGACAAGAACATTGTAGACCATATCCAAGCTCAGTTCTAG
- the LOC123084272 gene encoding putative germin-like protein 2-1, whose translation MASGFILLALLALSASSALASDPGQLQDFCVADRTSQVFVNGFACKDPKTALAEDFFFSGLQMAGNTSNKQGSAVTAVNVAQIAGLNTLGISLARVDYAPYGQNPPHIHPRATEILTVLEGSLYVGFITSNPENKLFSKVLNKGDVFVFPQGMIHFQFNYGTNKAIAIAALSSKNPGVITIANTVFGSNPSISGDILAKAFQVDKKMVDHIQAQF comes from the exons ATGGCCTCAGGGTTCATCCTCCTTGCCCTTTTGGCTTTGTCAGCTTCTAGTGCTCTTGCCTCCGACCCAGGCCAGCTCCAGGATTTCTGCGTCGCTGACAGGACATCCCAAG TTTTTGTCAATGGATTTGCATGCAAAGACCCAAAGACTGCCTTGGCAGAAGATTTCTTTTTCTCTGGCCTTCAGATGGCTGGGAACACGAGCAACAAGCAAGGTTCCGCAGTTACCGCAGTTAATGTGGCGCAAATTGCTGGGCTGAACACTTTGGGCATCTCCCTGGCTCGTGTCGATTATGCACCCTACGGTCAAAACCCACCGCATATCCACCCCCGTGCAACCGAGATCCTGACCGTGCTGGAAGGCTCGCTCTATGTTGGTTTCATCACCTCGAACCCTGAAAACAAGTTGTTCTCAAAAGTTCTTAACAAAGGGGATGTGTTTGTGTTTCCACAAGGGATGATTCACTTTCAGTTCAACTACGGAACCAACAAGGCGATAGCCATTGCAGCGCTGAGCAGCAAAAATCCTGGAGTGATCACCATAGCCAATACAGTGTTTGGATCGAATCCATCCATCTCAGGTGATATACTTGCCAAAGCCTTCCAGGTGGACAAGAAGATGGTAGACCATATTCAAGCTCAGTTCTAG